From Micromonospora carbonacea:
TGGTGCTGTTCCAGGCCGAGCTGGCCGCCGCCGTGTCGGTGCCGCTGTGGTCGTCGAGCCTGCTCCAGCTCGACCTGGCGCACCGGATGGTCGGCCGGCCGGTCGGGCTGCTCGTCGCCGACGAGGCCGCGCTCACCCCGCGCCACCTCGCCGCGATCGGCGCGGAACACGTGCCGGTGCGGGTGACGGGCATGGCCGGGCAGCCGGAGTTCACCGAGGTGATGCTGGAGGGCCGCCGCGACGCGCTCGACGCCGACCGGCTCGAACGGGAGGTGCTCGACCGCGTCGACCGGCTCGCCGGGGCGCACCCCGAGCTGGGGGCACTGGTGATCGAGTGCACGGACCTGGTGCCGTTCGCGCACGCCGTCCAGGCGCGCCTGGGCCTGCCGGTGTTCGACATCGTCACGCTCACCACCATGCTGCACGCGACGCTGACCCGCCGCCCGTACCCGGGCGCGTGACGAGGCCCCGACCTGGGTCCTCTGCCGGTGGAGCCCGTCGACACCTGGCACATGGCCATCGACTGAGATTAATGTAATGGGTATGACGTGTGACGTCTGCGTCTCGCCTGGGAGCCAGCGGTCCGGCCGCGTTCGCCCCGACGGCGCGGACGCGCTCACCCCCACCCAGCGCAGGAGATGCTTCGATGAGAGCGAAAGCAGGACTGCGGCGCTTCTTGGCCGCTGCGGGGACCCTGGTGGTCCTCGTCGCCGGCGCCGCCAGCTATGTGGTCTCGGGCGCGCCGCAGGCGCGGGCCGCCACCACCGGCCCGTGTGACATCTACGCCTCCGGCGGCACGCCGTGCGTCGCCGCGCACAGCACCACCCGGGCGCTGTACGGCGCGTACAACGGGCCGCTCTACCAGGTCCGACGCGCGTCGGACAACACCACCCGCGACGTCGGCGTGCTCGGTGCGGGCGGCTACGCCAACGCCGCCACCCAGGACACGTTCTGCGCCAGCACGACCTGCGTCATCACGATCATCTACGACCAGTCCGGCCGCAACAACCGCCTCACCCAGGCGCCCCCCGGCTACTGGCCCGGCCCCGCCCCGGGCGGCTGGGACAACCTCGCCGACGCGAAGGCCGCCCCGATCACCGTCGGCGGCCAGAAGGCGTACGGGGTCTACGTCGCGCCCGGCACCGGCTACCGCAACAACAACACCAACGGCGTCGCCACCGGCGACCAGCCCGAGGGCATCTACGCGGTCGTCGACGGCACGCACTACAACCAGTGGTGCTGCTTCGACTACGGCAACGCGCAGACCGACGGCCAGGCGGACTCCCGCGCCATCATGGAGACCGTCTACTTCGGCGCCGACAAGCAGTGGGGCTACGGCGACGGCGCCGGCCCCTGGATCATGGCCGACCTGGAGTGGGGGCTGTTCTCCGGGGTGAACGCGGGATACAACAAGCTCGCGCCGATCAACCACCGCTTCGTGACCGCCATGGTCAAGGGCGAGCCGAACCACTGGGCCATCCGGGGCGGCAACGCCCAGTCCGGCGGCCTGACGAACTACTTCGACGGGCAGCGCCCCAGCGGCTACCACCCGATGAAGAAGGAGGGGGCCATCCTGCTCGGCATCGGCGGCGACAACAGCGTCTCCGGTCGCGGCACCTTCTTCGAGGGCGTGTTGACCTCGGGTTATCCGTCGAACGCCACGGAAGACGCCGTGCAGGCCAACATCGCCGCCGCCGGATACGCGCCGGCCGGCGGCGGCACCCCGCAACAGAACGTCCAGCTCGTCGGGGGCCAGTCCGGCCGCTGCGTCGACGTGCCCAACGCCAGCACCACCAACGGCACCCAGACCCAGTTGTGGGACTGCACCGGCGGCACGGCCCAACGCTGGACCTACACCGCCGCCAAGCAACTCCAGGTGTACGGCACCAAGTGCCTCGACGCGAGCGGCGCCGGCACCAGCAACGGCACCCAGGTGATCATCTGGGACTGCCACGGCGGCGCCAACCAACAATGGAACCTCAACAGCAACGGCACCGTCACCAACGCCCAGTCCGGGCTCTGCCTGGACGCCAACGGCGCCGCCACGGCCAACGGCACCAAGCTGATCCTCTGGTCGTGCAACGGACAGCAGAACCAGCAGTGGAGCACGCGTAGCTGAGCGCGCCGCGACACCCGCGCGTCGGAGCGCCGGCGGGCAGGCCCCGGTTGGCCCGCCCGCCGGCACGCCGCTTCCGCCAGGAGTCAGGCGGCGCGGCGTGGCGCGTACGGGGCGATGGGGTTGGCCAGGGTGCCGGCGAACTGGAGCGCCGCCGACGGGTCGGACAGGTCCACCATCTGCTGGTTGTCGCGGAGCTGGAGCCGGTTGAGGCAGGAGTGCGCGAACTCCGGCGCGAACAGGTCGTAGCGGGCCAGCCGGTCGGCCAGGTGCGGCACCCGGGCGGCGTAGTCGGCCGCGCAGTCGGCGACCGCGCGCCAGAACTCCTCCTCGGTGAGCAGCCCCGCGTCGGTGCAGACCACGTTGAGGTGGCGCAGGAAGCAGGAGAACACGTCGGTGAAGATCGACAGGATCTTCTCGCCCTCGGGGATGTTCGCCCGGACCCGGTGCACCGCCTCGGGCAGGTCGGCGTCCGGGTCCATCACCACGATCTCCTCGGCGATGTCCTTGAAGATCGCCCGCTCCACCGCCCCGTCGCGCAGCACCAGGATGACGTTCTCGCCGTGCGGCATGAACGCCAGGTCGTAGGCGTAGAGGGAGTGCAGCAGCGGGGTGAGGTACGCGTCGAGGTAGCGGCGCAGCCACACCGGCGCGGGCAGCCCCGACTCGGCGACCAGGGCGGCGACGAACGACCCACCGGCCGAGTCGACGTGCAGCAGCGACGCCATGGTGGCCAGCCGCCGCCCCGGCTCCAGGCCCGGCACCGGGCTCTCCCGCCACAGCGCGGCCAGCATCTTGCGGTACGGGGAGTACCGGTCGGTCGCCGCCTCGAACCGGCGGTTGCGGTAGCCGATCGCGGCCTGCTCCCGCAGGATCGTCAGGCCGGTGGAGGCGAGCACCTTGTCGCGGGCGATCAGGTCGGCGAGCCAGTCGTTGATCGCCGGGGTGGCCTCCATGTACGCCGCCGACAGGCCCCGCACGAAGCCCATGTTGAGCACGGACAGGGCCGTCTTGACGTAGTGCCGCTCGGGCCGGGTGACGTTGAAGAACGTCCGCACGGACTGCTGGGCG
This genomic window contains:
- a CDS encoding arabinofuranosidase catalytic domain-containing protein → MRAKAGLRRFLAAAGTLVVLVAGAASYVVSGAPQARAATTGPCDIYASGGTPCVAAHSTTRALYGAYNGPLYQVRRASDNTTRDVGVLGAGGYANAATQDTFCASTTCVITIIYDQSGRNNRLTQAPPGYWPGPAPGGWDNLADAKAAPITVGGQKAYGVYVAPGTGYRNNNTNGVATGDQPEGIYAVVDGTHYNQWCCFDYGNAQTDGQADSRAIMETVYFGADKQWGYGDGAGPWIMADLEWGLFSGVNAGYNKLAPINHRFVTAMVKGEPNHWAIRGGNAQSGGLTNYFDGQRPSGYHPMKKEGAILLGIGGDNSVSGRGTFFEGVLTSGYPSNATEDAVQANIAAAGYAPAGGGTPQQNVQLVGGQSGRCVDVPNASTTNGTQTQLWDCTGGTAQRWTYTAAKQLQVYGTKCLDASGAGTSNGTQVIIWDCHGGANQQWNLNSNGTVTNAQSGLCLDANGAATANGTKLILWSCNGQQNQQWSTRS
- a CDS encoding aspartate/glutamate racemase family protein: MTDAPIGVLCLDTSFEKIPGHIRNPATFDFPVVYRVVEGATPQRLVREADPTLLEPFVAAARDLEAAGVAGITGACGFLVLFQAELAAAVSVPLWSSSLLQLDLAHRMVGRPVGLLVADEAALTPRHLAAIGAEHVPVRVTGMAGQPEFTEVMLEGRRDALDADRLEREVLDRVDRLAGAHPELGALVIECTDLVPFAHAVQARLGLPVFDIVTLTTMLHATLTRRPYPGA